The DNA sequence GCGCACCTGACCGAGGGTGATCGGTCCGGCATCCTCGAGTCGTGCGACTCCGCCTCCGGCGAGCAGAGTGTCGCGATGCAGGTGGACATAGAGGGTGACGTTCCGCAGCCTCCGGAGCAGGTCCTGGGGGAGTGCTCTCACCAGCGCCGGCAGGTTGTCGGTCGAGGACGGTCCCTGAGCTGGACGGTCCTCCGCGTCATTGTCGCGGGGGTGCAGATCCCACTCGGACACGTGACGTCGGTCATCCCTGGCTTCGCTGGCCGCGGGAGTCTCATCGCTGACAGCCGTCAGGGCGACTGGCTGGTGTTCCTCGAGGTCGGCAGGTGGCTCGTGGCGGTCGGTGTAGTCGAGCAGCAGGGCAAGGGCCTGGGCGGGGTTGGCGAGGATGCCGATGGCCTTGGCGCGCCGGGTGTCGGCTGGGTCGGTGTCACCGTGCAGCTGCAGGATCTGCGCGATCCGGTCGGCCATGGCCACAAAGAGGATGACGTCGCCGGCGTTGGCCTTGGCGATGAGCACCTTGAGTCCGTGCTCGTTGGACTGTGTTGCGCGGACGAACCGGTCGGCGGCTTCCATGCGGGCGCGTGCCTCTGCCTGGTCGGGGTCGGCGGTGATGATGGTCGCCTCGACCAGGGTCTGGAACCGGCTCCAGGGCAACGCGTTGGCGTGGCCGGCGACCCGGGAGTCGACGTATGCGGCGGCGGCGGGACTGAGATGTCGGGTGTGCTGCGCGACCCAACGGGCTTGGTAGGCCCGGACCTGTCCGGCCTGCAGACGCTGCCAGAGCCGGGGGAGCCGGTGCCGAAGGTCCAAGGCGTCGGCGATCAACTTGCCGGCGGAGACGGCTCCCATCTCCTGCAGGGCGCCCAGCTCGGCCGCGGCGAACTCAAGCACCTCCGGCGTGCTCTCCCCGCCGAAGGGGCGAGGATGTTCGCGACCTGGCAGCGCGGTGGCGACCTGCTGAGGATCGGGCTGGGCGTGCAGGTCGGCCCAGACCGCGGCGAGCTCCAGTTGGGCGGCCTCCGCGGCCACCAGCGCCCGGTAGGCGGTCCCGACCCTGGTGGCCAGGGTGGCGGTGTCCCACCCTTTGGCCGGTTCCGCTGTCGCCGCTTCGAACATACGTTCATATTAGAGTGGCCCACTGACACTCTGTTCCGAGTGCCGCTCCCGGCCGGCCTCGGTGCCAGTGCTAGTCCGCAGACGGGCTGCTGGTGGATGCGACCCGCTCGCGCGACTGGTCGTGCGGCACCGGGCGCCGCCGCCACAGTGTGAGTGGCTGCCCCAGCACGACCGCCGACAGCACCAGGACCGCGCCGAAGAGCTGCCAACCGTTCAGGGTCTGGTCCAGCACGATCCAGCCGATGACCGCAGCCACCACGGGGTTCAGCAGGGAAAGAAAAGTGACCGAGCTCGCCGGGAGCCGCTGCAGAGACCAGAACCAGAGCGCGTACGCGATGATCCCGCTGAACAGCACGAGATAGACCAGACCGCCGATGTTGCGGCCCGTGAGCCGGTCCGGGAGGCCCTCGAAGAGCAGGGTGAAGGGCAGCAGGGTCAGACCGCCGAGCAGGAAGGTCCACCCGGTGAAGCCCATCGCGTTCATGCCGGGTGGTTGACCCCAGCGCTTCGTCAGCACCGTGGCCACGGCCATCATCGAGACCCCGACCACCATGGCGAGCACACCGAAGAGGTCGAGTCGGGCCGTCGAGCGCAGCACGAGCAGGGCGACACCGAGCGCACCCACCAGACCGGCGACGATCTGGACCGGACGCACCCGGGCGCCCAACCAGGGGACCGACAGCAGCACCACGAGGATCGGGCTGAGCGAGTTGATCACCGAGGCCACCCCACCCGGGAGGCGGTAAGCCGCCACGAAGAGCAGCGGAAAGAAGGCCGAGCAGTAGAGCACCGACAACAGCAGGAACCGCAGCCGCCACCCCAGCGGCGGGACCCTGGTCCCGATCACCAGCACGAGTCCAGTCGGCAGCGCTCTCATCGTGGCCACCAACAGTGGCCGGTCGGGCGGCAGGAAATTGGTGGTGAGGATGTACGTGGTGGCGAAGATGATCGGGGTCAGGACGCCGAGGTATCCCCAGTTGGCGTGTCTGGTGCTGCTCACCCTGGTGCCAACCGTTCGGTGGGAGCCACTATTCCGCCGAGCTGATGTCGTCGGTGTCCGAAGCCGAGGGAGCAGTGATGATGAAGCTGGTCGAGGCGGAGCTGACCCACCGCTCGCAGCTGCCGAGCATGTCAGGCGGCACGAAACTGGCCTGGAGGTCGGTGTGGCTGACCGGAACGCCACCAGTAGCCCCAGCGACAGGCCGCAGCACAGCGGCGTCCTCGCTGACGACGGCCAGCAGCGGCATCGTCCTCCTGATCACGTTCACCTCCAGAGTCTTCAACACCTCCTCCGACATCGACGGTGCGCAGACCACCAACGGAGTCCTGCTCAAGATCAACTTCTCCAGTACGGGCAGCAGCTCGCGGATGGAGTCGACCCGGTCGGAGCAGATCAGCACCCGCGGCCGGTCCAACACCGACCACGAGGCGGCGGAGTCGGTGACGAAGGCCGGCGACGCATAACCAGCACCGATCCTGGTGGTGCTGGTCGCATCCAGCTGCTGCGTGATCTTCTGTCGCTGGCTCAGTGTCAGGGCGGTGGGCGGGGCATCGGCGGGTGGTCGCCGTGCCTGCAGCTCGGACAGGTAGTGCGGCGCCGGCGCGTCAGGGCGGAACTGCGGAATGACACGTTTGGGCGGAGCCAGCATCTCTGCCGCGGCGCGCCTGTTCCTGCCCCGGTCCGACAAGGCTCCGAAGACGATCACGGCGAGGCCGACCACCATGACGGCGATCAGTCCGACGATCCACGGATCCATGACCTCAGCCTGCCACAGCGTGGTCGGGTAGAGTTCGGGCCGTTGGCGCACTCGACTCCGAGGCGGTGTTGCGACCATGCCCCCTTTCGAATCCTGGATAGACCGACAGATCCGCGAGGCCCAGGAGCGAGGTGAGTTCGACAACCTGCCCGGCAGCGGGAAGCCGATCAAGGGACTCGACGGCCGTCCTGACGAGAACTGGTGGGTCAAGGGCCTGATGGAGCGGGAGAAGATCTCCGCACCGCTGCCTGGCTCGCTCCTGCTACGCAAGGAGGTCGCCAACCTTCAGGAAGCCTTGGCGGAGGAACGATCGGAGGACACCGTGCGCGCCATCATCGAGAACCTGAACAGCCGGATCCGAGAGTCCCGGATCCGGGGCATCGACGGTCCGAACATCTTCATCAAGACCGTCGATGTGGAGCAGGCTGTGCAGACCTGGCGAGAGGGACGCGGCTAGCGGCGCTGGCCGCCGGGGCTACCGGCTGAGCAGCTGCCGGGCATGTCGACGCTCGCTCTGTTCCCGTGGATCGGGTACGGGTGCCGCCGCGAGCAGCCGCTGCGTGTACGGCTGCTGAGGCATGGTCAGCACTGTGTTGGTGGGCCCCTGCTCGACGATGCGGCCATGATGCATGACCGCGATCTGGTTGGTCACCTCACCGACGACGGCCAGGTCATGGCTGATGAACAGACACGCAAAGCCCAGCCCGGCCTGCAGGTCGCGCAGCACGTCGAGGACTCTGGCCTGCACGGACACGTCGAGGGCGCTGGTGGGCTCATCGGCGATCAGCAGCGCTGGGTTGGTCGAGATGGCCCGCGCGATGGCGACCCGCTGCCTTTGCCCACCGGACAGCTCGTGCGGATAGCGTCCGGCCAGGGCGGCGCTCAGCTGCACCGCCTCCAACAGCTCGCGCACCCGTGATCGCAGCTGCGCCGAGTCATGGCGCCCCTGCAGCCGGAGGGGTTCACCGACACTGCGTCCGATCGTGTGACGGGGATTCAGGCTGGAAGCTGGGTCCTGGAAGACGATGCCCAGCCGGGTGCGGGCCCGCCGCAAGGTACTCCGGGAGGCCCGGGCCAGATCAACGCCGTCGAGGAGCGCGTGCCCTGACGCCACTGGAACGAGTCCGGCGAGGGCCCGGCCCACCGTTGACTTGCCTGATCCGGACTCGCCGACCAACCCGACGGACTCCCCGCGCGGAATCGACAGGGTGACGTCGTCGACCGCCCGCACCCCGGAGCCCAGGTCCCGGCCGTGGTAGACGACGCTGGCCCCGACCAGCTGGGCTGCCAGAGCCGGTTCCGGTGGCACCGGGATGCTGTCGGGTGGGGTGGCCGGCCGCTCGGTCAGCCGGAGGGCGGCCAGTCGGGGTACCGAGTCGAGCAGCGTCCGGGTGTAGCTGCTCTGCGGTTGGGCGAAGACCGCACCGGCGGCCGCTGCCTCCACGATCGTGCCGTCCTTCATCACGGCCACGTCGTCGGCGATGTCGGCCACGACACCCATGTCATGGGTGATCAGCAGCATCGCCATCCCCAGCCGGTCCTTGAGGTCGCGGAGCAGATCGAGGATGCCGGCCTGGACGGTGACGTCCAGAGCGGTGGTGGGCTCATCCGCGATCAGTGCCAGCGGGTTGTTGCCGATCGCCATCGCGATCATGGCGCGCTGCAGCTGGCCACCGGACATCTCATGCGGGAAGGCTCTGGCGATCCGGCGCGGGTCGCGCACCTCCACGGAGTCGAGCAGCTCCAACACTCGCTGTTTGGCCTGCTGCCTGGACATGGCGGGCTGGTGCTCACGCAGACCCTCGGCGATCTGGTTGCCGATCGTGAACACCGGGTTGAGCGCGTTCATCGGCTCCTGGAAAATCGTGCCGACCTGGCCACCACGGACCTGGCGCAGCCTCCGGGTCGATGCTCCGACCAGCTCCTCCCCCTGCAGCCGGATGCTTCCGGAGAAGCGGGCAGTGGCCGGCAGCAGACCGAGGGTGGACATCGCGGTCACACTCTTGCCGGAGCCGGACTCGCCGACCAGAGCGAGCACCCGACCGGGTAGGAGGTCGAAGCTGACCCCGTGGACGACCTCACGCCAACCACCGTTACGCCAACCACCGTTACCGGGCACGCCGGCGGCCGTGAACGAGATCGAGACCCCGTCCACGGCCAGCACCGGCGTAGTCACCCTGGTGTTCACTGCTTGAGCGTCACCTTGAGGTAGTTGGGATAGGCGGGGAAGGCGCCGATGAAGAAGTTCTGCACATTCGAGCCGTGCAGGAACGAGTTCTTCGTGTAGGTCAACGGGATGATCGGGGCGTCTTCCATGATCTTCTTATCGACCTCGGCCCACAGCTGTCCGGCCTTGTCCTGGTCGACCTCGCCGATCGCCTGCTTGATCATCTTGTCCACCTCCGGGTTGCTGTAGCGGGAGGTGTTGTAGTTGCCGTTGCCGATCTGGCTCGAGTCGAACAGCGGCTGGATGTTTCCGTTCGGGCTGGGGAAGTCGGGCTGCCAGCTCCCGAGGTAGAGGTCATAGTCGCCCTTGTTGCCGGTGACCTTCTCGCTGAGGGCGTTCGAGTCCAGCGGCTGAAGCGTGATCTTCACGCCGGCCTTGGCGAAGCCCTGCTGCAGTGCCTGCGACTGGGCGAGCGCGATCGGGTCGTTGGAGGTGACCAGAGTCAGCTTCAGGTCAGAGGCGTGTCCCGTTGCGGCCAGCAACTTTTTGGCCTTGGCCATGTCACCCGAGTCGGGCGCCGGATAGAGGTCGTACTCCTGACGGCCGGGGATACCTGGCGTGATCAGCGTCGTGGCGTTCTCACCGGAGATCGAACCACCGGCAGCGATCTTGTACGCCTGCCGATCGGCCGCGTACTGCAGCGCCTGTCGCACCTTGACGTCCTTCAGCGCACCACGGGTGGTGTTGAAGGCGAGGTAGGAGAGGGCGCCTGGCTGTGAGGTGACGAGCCGACCTTTGACGTTGGGATCCTTCTGCGCCTGGGCCAGCTGGGCGGCCGGCACGAACTGGGCGCCGAAGGAGTTCTTGGCGTCACCGGAGTCGGAGATCAGCGCCTGGGCCGCAACGGTGGGGTCCTGGCTCAGCTTGAAGATGATCTTGTCCGGTCCCGCGGTCCGTACGTCGTCGGTCTTGGGGTCCCAGCTGTCGTTCCGGGTCAGGTTGAGGGCGACGCCCTGTTGGTAGGACTCGACCTTGTAGGGCCCTGAGGCGGCAGGCTTCTCGCCGTAGGTGTTGGGGTCGTCCTTGGCCTTCGGAACCGGCGTGAAGGCCGGCGTGGAGGCTACCCAGGGCCAGTCGCCGTAGGGGCTGTTCAGCTTGAACACGATCGTCTTGTCGTCGGGCGTCTCGATCGAGGAGAGCTCGCCGCCGGAGTAGGGACCCTTGTATTTGTCCCCACCCACCAACAGGCCCTTGTGATAGCCCAGGCCGCCCGAGAGCTCAGCGGCGAACGAGCGCTCCAGTCCGTACTTGATGTCAGCTGAGGTGATCGGGCTGCCATCGTCGTACTTGAGGCCGTCCTTCAGCGTGTAGGTCCAGGTCTTGCCGCCGTCGGTGGCCTTGCCGATGTCGGTGGCCAGGTCTGGCACCACCTTGGCCGGCTGGTCCGGGGAGATGTCCCAGGTGGTCAGCCGACGGTTGACCAGGCCGAGGGAGGTGATGGCCAGGCTCTGGCTCTTGGCCGGGTCGAAGCTGATCTCGGTCTGGGCGGTCAGGATGTTCAGGGTGCCGCCCTTCTGCGATGACTGCGGCGTCTGGCTTGCCCCCTTTGATCCGAGCTCCGGGTTGGCGTTGCAGCCGCTGAAGAGCAGGGCGGCGGACAGTGCCACCGCCCCGATCCGTGCTAGGCGTCTCATATTGCGTTCGTTCCTCTCATGGTGACGGTCGAAGGTCAGCTGGAGCCGGCCTTGATGCGGGGGTCCAACAGGCCGTAGGTGATGTCGACGACGAAGTTGGCCAGGATGATCAGGAAGGCGGAGAACAAGGTGATGCCGACCAGCACCTGCAGGTCGAGGTTTCCGACGGCGTCCAACAGCAGTGCCCCCAGTCCCTGCATCGAGAACACCTTCTCGGTGATGACGGCGCCGCCGAGCAGGCCACCGAGATCCAGACCGAAGACGGTGATCACCGGGATCAGCACGTTGCGCAGGGCGTGCCTGCCGATGGTCCGCGCCTCACTGAGTCCCTTGGCGCGGGCGGTGCGGATGTAGTCCTCGCCCATCACCTCGAGCATCTGACCGCGGGTCAGCCGGGTGTAGATCGCCGCGTTGATGAAGGCGAGCACGAGCCAGGGCAGGATGAGGTGCCACAGCCAGTCGACCGGACTCTCGGTGAGGGGGACATAGCCGCTGATCGGCACCATGTTCAGGGTGAAGCCGAACAGCAGGATGCCCAGCAGGCCGACCAGGTAGGAGGGTGCGGAGACGCCGGCGATGGAGAATGTCATCAACGAGCGGTCCAGCAGCGTGCCACGACGGAGCGCGGAGACGACACCGGTGCCGACCCCGATGATCAGCCAGAGCACCGCCGCACCGATGGTGATGGAGAGGGTGACCGGGAACCGGTCCCAGATCAGGTCGGTGACTGGCGCGTTCAAGCGGAACGAGTAGCCGAAGCAGGGTGCCGAGCAGTGGATCGCCGCCTGGCCGGAGCCGAAGGTGCGGCCGCCGATGATGCCGCCGACGAAGTTGAGGAACTGCTGCCACCACGGCTGGTCATAACCCATGAAGGTCTCGGCCGTCGCCAGCCGGTCGGGTGTGCAGGGCCGGCCGCAGGACAGCTGTGCCGGGTTGGCCGGCAGCAGGTAGAAGATGGCATAGCTGATGAAGGTGATGACCAGCAGGACGATGATCATCCCGAGCAGTCGGCCTCCGATGAACCTGGCCGTACGCATCACCGGCCCAGGCTTTCCGACCGCGGATCGAGTGCATCGCGAAGGCCATCGCCGAACAGGTTGAAGCCCAGCGTGGCGAGGAACAGCGCAGCACCCGGGAACACCAGGAACATCGGATCCGTCTGGACCCAGCTGATCGCCTCGCCGATGGAACGGCCCCAGGCGGGGGTGGGCGGAGGGACCCCGACACCGAGGAAGGACAGGGCTGCCTCCGCGCCGATCTTGCCCGGGATGGAGATCGTCGCGAACACGATGATGGTGGCGGCCAGGTTGGGCAGCAGTTGGCTGAAGAGGATGTGGAACGCGCCGGCGCCGGCCGCCTGCGAGGCCACGACGTAGTTGCGCTCCTTGAGCGCCAGGGTCTGACCGCGGACGACGCGGGCGATCGCCGGCCAGCCGAAGAAGCCGATCACCAGGATGATCAGCAGCGACTTGGGAAATCTCGGTGGTGCGATGGCGCCGAGGGCGATCATGAAGATCAGGCCGGGAAAGCCGAAGACGACGTCGATGGTGCGGCTGAGGATCCGGTCCGTCCAACCGCCGAAGTAGCCAGCGACGATGCCGATCAGCACACCCAGGGCGACCGAGACGACGGTGGCGGCGACACCGACCAGGATCGAGGTGCGGGCACCGTAGACGACCACGGCGAACAGGTCGCGGCCGGTCAGCGGCTCAACTCCGAACCAGTGCCTGGCGCTGATGCCACCACCGAAACCCGCAGGTGCCGTGGTCTCGTCCAGTGCCCCCAGGTCGTACTCGTACGGCCCGTGACCGGAGATCCTGGTGATGAGCGGGGCGAGGGCGGCCACCAGGATGAAGAGGATGACCAGCGCACCGCCGATGACGGCGGCCGGGTCATGGAGCAGTCGGCGCTGGACCTGGCGTCCGTTATGCGGCGTCTCGAGGACTGGTTCGATACCCGCTGGGGTCGCCATGCAGTTCCTCTCCTGTCGCGCTCCGGGTTGCGTCGGCAAACCAGGCTGCCACAGTAGGGAATCCGGTCACCGCCTGGGGTCAACAGGTGGGATATGGACTTTGTTTCGCCGTGGTCTGTGATGTGCGTTACAGGGAGGGACTTTCGCCTCTGTATCGCGACGCGACCGCTCTCTAGGGTTCTTGCAGTACGTCCGAAGGACACCGCTCATGTTCTGCACCCTGCGCCGCAGCCTCGGCTGCCTGGTCGCGCTGGCCGTGGGGGCGATCAACCCCCTGGTGCTCACCCCGACCGCGTCGGCCGCGACAGTGTGCCCGACACCGGCGCGAAACATCATCTGGTCGGCGCCGGGGTCCGGGAAGACGGTCGCGCTCAGCTTCGATGACGGTCCAGGAAGGGCCACCCCTGAGATCCTGAAGATTCTGCGCAGGTACAACGTGCGCGCCACCTTCTTCGACACCGGCCTGCACGACTCCCAGCGGCCGACAGACACCAAGGCGATCTCCGGTGAGGGCCACCTGGTGGCCGACCACACCTGGGACCACCGGTACCCCTATGAGGTTGCGGGCGGCTGGAGCGCTGCCTATCTCCATGACCAGTTCGCCCGGACCAATGCGCAGCAGCGGAAGCTCACCGGCAAGACCAGTTGCTTCTTCCGTCCGCCGGGCGGCTTCCTGCCCTCCGGCGTGGTCGCGGCCGCAGCGCGCGACGGGATGTCCACGGTGATGTTCAGCGTCGACACTCAGGACTGGAAGCAGGCCTCCACGACCACGACGGCCTCCATCGAGATGATCGAGCGGAACGCTCGGGCCGGCTATGCCCAGCAGCATCCGATCGTGCTGATGCACACCGCCAAGGCCAGTCACGAACCGGAGTCGGAGGTGACGAGCAACCGGAGCAACACCGTCGCCGCGCTGCCGGTCGTCATCCAGGGTTACCTCGACCACGGCTACCGCTTCGTCGACCTGAACGGCACCAGCGGTCTACCGGCGAGATACACGACCCTGTCTGTCAGCACGGGCAGGGTGAATGTCCCGGTAGGGCGGGCAACGCTGGCAGTGACCGGCACGGTCAGAAGCGTCTCCGGGCCGGTGGTGGCCAAGAGCGTGCGCTGGTATTCCCGTACCCACGGCACGACGGCCTGGACCTATCGCGGCACCGTGCTGACCGACAGCAAGGGCGTGGCGCGCGCGAACGACCGGCCGGCGCGCCCGACGGACTACACGATGCTGTTCCGGGCGACGAGCGGCTACCAGGAGGCGAAGACGACCGGCTTCCGCTACCTGTTCACCTACCGGCCGGCTCCTGCGGTCGCTGGTGTCTCTCGGCTCGGGTCCTGTGTGGACGGCGGTGGCGTGGCCTGGCGGTCGAAGGTGACGTGGGGTTCGACGTACGTCTCCTCCGGTGTCACCCGGGTGTCGGTAAACTTCGCCGGCTGGACGACGACCAGGTCCGGCATCATCCCCACCGACTCGGTCGTCAAGAGCTACGACGGCTCCGGGCGCCTGCTGCAGACGTTGACCCGGACGGCCTCCGTGAACTACACCGGAGGCACCTTCTATGACGCGCGCAACCCGCTGAACCCTCCGTCGGCGCCCGGTCGGGCCAAGGTCACCGTGAGCACCGGGGTTGATGGCGATGGCAAGGCGAACTGCACTGTGACCTTCCGCCAGCCCAGCTGAGACCTCAGCCATCTCAGGCGGGTGACCGCGGGACTTCTGCCCCTACCCGGGCAGTGCCCGCGAGGAGAACCTGGAGACATCATCCCCACGCGGAAGGTCCGATCATGATCAGACATCGCCCACCTGGTCGGCGCAGGCGCTCCCCCTCAGGAGTCACTGTGGTCATCATTCGCCGCGGTGGACCGGGGCCTCGGCGCCAGTCGTGGTCGACCTCAAGCCACCCGATCTTCCAGCGGCACGATGCTGCTCGAGATGGGCATTCGCTGCGGACGATGCTCGGGGTGGTCGGGGGCGTCCTGGGCGTGCTGGCGGCCTTCTCGATCGCGCTACGGCTCGGCGGGGAGCGAACGAGGGACGTCGTCAAGGTGATCAACAAGTGGGTGCTCAACCCGGCGATGCTGACGGTCGCAGGGCGACGGCACTGGTACGCCTCCGTGGTCCATCACACGGGGCGCCACTCCGGGCGGCCGTATCAGACCCCCGTTGTCGCCGTGCCCGTGGAGGACGGTTTCGTCATCCCGCTGCCGTACGGGGAGAATGTCGACTGGCTCAAGAACGTCCTCGCGGCGCGTCGGGCGACCTTGGTGACTCGGGGCGTCACCCACGAGCTTGTCTGGCCCGAGGTGGTTGACGCCAGTGTCGTGCTACCCCTTCTCGACGATGAGCACCGAAGGGCCTGGCGGCGCTATGGGATCGAACGGTTCGTCCGATTGAGTCCACGCCAGAAGGTCTCGCCCTTTGAGCCCGGTGCATAGCGCGGCTGGACAAATCGCTCATTACCATGCACTCTGTGTCCCACAAGTGAGGCGCGCCGGGGGGCAACCACTTGGCCCCCCTTTCCCTTCGCTTCTCAGGAGCCCGCCGTGGGACACTCCGCCTTGCGCGCCCAGACCCGCTCATTCCGACTCGTGGTTGCCCTCGTCGCCGCCACCCTGGTGATGTTGCTGAGCGGTGCCGAACTGGCCGCCGCCGATCCGCCATCCGCCGGCTCAACGCTGACGATCAAGGCTCCGCAGTCGATCACCGCCGGCACGTCGGCGAAGATCAGTGGCACCCTCTCAGCCGTGTCCGGCGCCAAGATCGCGTCTGCCCCCATCGTGGTGCGCTGGCGCACGGTCGGCGCCTCGAAGTGGAGGGGAGCAGTCAACGTCAAGACCTCGAGCAAAGGGAACTGGTCGACCAAGATCGCGATGTCGCTGAACACCGAGTTCAGCGCGGAGTTCGCCGGCTCCTCAACAGCGCTTGGCGTGAAGAGCGTTGTGGTGCGCACGTCAGCAGTTCAGTCGATCATGGTCACGACGCTCTCACCGAGCCGGCCGGCGATAGGCCAGTTCCTGACCGTGAAGGGAACGGTCAGCCCCGCACTGCGCTCGACGACACTGAGCCTGCAGCGCTGGCGGAACGGCGCCTGGACGACCTTGCTGAAGACCAAAGTGTCGAGCACCGGCACGTACTCGGCCAAGATCCGCATTGCCGACGCCTCCACGCAGATCCTGCGGCTGCGCAGTGGATCGCGCAAGTCGATCACCCGCGCGTTCAGTGCGACCCGGAACGTCTACGTGGCGGTGACAGCGACGCTCGGCACCGGAGCGACCCTAAAGGCTCGGCAGGTCCTGATGTCGCCCAACGGCGTCTACAGCGCCACCCTCCGAACCGACGGCAACCTGGTGGTCACCGACAGCCTCGGGGCTCCGCTCTGGGCGTCCGGGACCTCGGGCAGGAGCCCTGCACTGACCATGGGCACCGACGGCAACCTCGCGCTCGGCTCGTCCGGGCGGTCGTTGTGGTCCACCGGCACCAAGGGGGGCGCGGCCGTCCTGGTGATGCAGAACGACGGCAGCCTGGTGGTGTTCTCCAAGGGCACATCGCTCTGGTCGTCGACGAAGGGGACCGCGGCGAAGGTGCAGCCCGCGGCGTGCTGGTCGGTCAGTTTCGACTGCATCAGCTTCAGCAGCTATCGGCCGTACACGAGCTATTGGGCGATGTACTCCGGGCACAACTGCACCAACTACGTCGCCTACCGGATGATCACCAAAGGGGTGACCAGGTCGCCGTGGGGTCTCCCCGGTGGGTCGGCCTGGCAGTGGCGTGCGAACGCCAAGAAGGCCAAGATCAAGGTGGACACTGTGCCGACGGTCGGTGCGGTCATCCAGTGGAACCGCTACACCTACGGCGGCGGTTCCAGCGGTCACGTCGCGTATGTGGAGAGCGTGAGCCGGACCTCCATCGTGATCAGTGAGGACAGCTGGAGCGGTCATGGCGCGGTGCGCACCATCCGCCGGGACAGCCCGTCGTTCACCAGTGCGCGCTTCATCCACATCAAGGACGGCGGGAGCAACTAGCGGCTAGCCGAACTCCGGGTTCTCGGTGTCCGCCGCGGCGCGCAGGTTGCGCTGCCGGACCGCATGCTCGTCGGTGCGCGAGTCGTAGTGCCAGAAGTCACGGAGGGCCGCGGCTGTCACCGCCACTCCGGCCACGCAGAGCACGCCGCCACTGATGATGGAGGTGCGTACGGTGGTCAGATCGGCCACCACACCGGACCGCAGCTGGCCACCGAGCGGACCGATGGAGTAGGAGAGCATCTCGATCCCAGCCAGCCGGCCACGCATTGAGTCGGGGATGGTCTGGTGCCAGATCACCCCGCGGAACACGCCGCTGATCATGTCGCAGCCGCCGGCCACGGCGAGCAGGGCGACGGTCAGCCAGAGGTTGGGAGCCAGCCCGGCCAGGCCGATGGCGGCGCCCCA is a window from the Microlunatus panaciterrae genome containing:
- a CDS encoding DUF222 domain-containing protein encodes the protein MFEAATAEPAKGWDTATLATRVGTAYRALVAAEAAQLELAAVWADLHAQPDPQQVATALPGREHPRPFGGESTPEVLEFAAAELGALQEMGAVSAGKLIADALDLRHRLPRLWQRLQAGQVRAYQARWVAQHTRHLSPAAAAYVDSRVAGHANALPWSRFQTLVEATIITADPDQAEARARMEAADRFVRATQSNEHGLKVLIAKANAGDVILFVAMADRIAQILQLHGDTDPADTRRAKAIGILANPAQALALLLDYTDRHEPPADLEEHQPVALTAVSDETPAASEARDDRRHVSEWDLHPRDNDAEDRPAQGPSSTDNLPALVRALPQDLLRRLRNVTLYVHLHRDTLLAGGGVARLEDAGPITLGQVRELLGSDCQITLQPVIDLADAPPVDGYEFPARLRTNLFLRNPADIFPFSTHTGRRKQIDHTIPYRPRDRGGPPGQTRIGNAGLTTTLSHRIKTHGRWQLQQPRPGAYLWRSPTGWIYLVDHTGTHNLGNDHLAESVWHAARKITTAAETPPPARQDDRGRARVVSIPRCDIHHPRVPVLVGHHGRAT
- a CDS encoding ABC transporter substrate-binding protein — translated: MRRLARIGAVALSAALLFSGCNANPELGSKGASQTPQSSQKGGTLNILTAQTEISFDPAKSQSLAITSLGLVNRRLTTWDISPDQPAKVVPDLATDIGKATDGGKTWTYTLKDGLKYDDGSPITSADIKYGLERSFAAELSGGLGYHKGLLVGGDKYKGPYSGGELSSIETPDDKTIVFKLNSPYGDWPWVASTPAFTPVPKAKDDPNTYGEKPAASGPYKVESYQQGVALNLTRNDSWDPKTDDVRTAGPDKIIFKLSQDPTVAAQALISDSGDAKNSFGAQFVPAAQLAQAQKDPNVKGRLVTSQPGALSYLAFNTTRGALKDVKVRQALQYAADRQAYKIAAGGSISGENATTLITPGIPGRQEYDLYPAPDSGDMAKAKKLLAATGHASDLKLTLVTSNDPIALAQSQALQQGFAKAGVKITLQPLDSNALSEKVTGNKGDYDLYLGSWQPDFPSPNGNIQPLFDSSQIGNGNYNTSRYSNPEVDKMIKQAIGEVDQDKAGQLWAEVDKKIMEDAPIIPLTYTKNSFLHGSNVQNFFIGAFPAYPNYLKVTLKQ
- a CDS encoding DUF1992 domain-containing protein, which gives rise to MPPFESWIDRQIREAQERGEFDNLPGSGKPIKGLDGRPDENWWVKGLMEREKISAPLPGSLLLRKEVANLQEALAEERSEDTVRAIIENLNSRIRESRIRGIDGPNIFIKTVDVEQAVQTWREGRG
- a CDS encoding ABC transporter permease translates to MRTARFIGGRLLGMIIVLLVITFISYAIFYLLPANPAQLSCGRPCTPDRLATAETFMGYDQPWWQQFLNFVGGIIGGRTFGSGQAAIHCSAPCFGYSFRLNAPVTDLIWDRFPVTLSITIGAAVLWLIIGVGTGVVSALRRGTLLDRSLMTFSIAGVSAPSYLVGLLGILLFGFTLNMVPISGYVPLTESPVDWLWHLILPWLVLAFINAAIYTRLTRGQMLEVMGEDYIRTARAKGLSEARTIGRHALRNVLIPVITVFGLDLGGLLGGAVITEKVFSMQGLGALLLDAVGNLDLQVLVGITLFSAFLIILANFVVDITYGLLDPRIKAGSS
- a CDS encoding ABC transporter ATP-binding protein, coding for MNTRVTTPVLAVDGVSISFTAAGVPGNGGWRNGGWREVVHGVSFDLLPGRVLALVGESGSGKSVTAMSTLGLLPATARFSGSIRLQGEELVGASTRRLRQVRGGQVGTIFQEPMNALNPVFTIGNQIAEGLREHQPAMSRQQAKQRVLELLDSVEVRDPRRIARAFPHEMSGGQLQRAMIAMAIGNNPLALIADEPTTALDVTVQAGILDLLRDLKDRLGMAMLLITHDMGVVADIADDVAVMKDGTIVEAAAAGAVFAQPQSSYTRTLLDSVPRLAALRLTERPATPPDSIPVPPEPALAAQLVGASVVYHGRDLGSGVRAVDDVTLSIPRGESVGLVGESGSGKSTVGRALAGLVPVASGHALLDGVDLARASRSTLRRARTRLGIVFQDPASSLNPRHTIGRSVGEPLRLQGRHDSAQLRSRVRELLEAVQLSAALAGRYPHELSGGQRQRVAIARAISTNPALLIADEPTSALDVSVQARVLDVLRDLQAGLGFACLFISHDLAVVGEVTNQIAVMHHGRIVEQGPTNTVLTMPQQPYTQRLLAAAPVPDPREQSERRHARQLLSR
- a CDS encoding EamA family transporter, which translates into the protein MSSTRHANWGYLGVLTPIIFATTYILTTNFLPPDRPLLVATMRALPTGLVLVIGTRVPPLGWRLRFLLLSVLYCSAFFPLLFVAAYRLPGGVASVINSLSPILVVLLSVPWLGARVRPVQIVAGLVGALGVALLVLRSTARLDLFGVLAMVVGVSMMAVATVLTKRWGQPPGMNAMGFTGWTFLLGGLTLLPFTLLFEGLPDRLTGRNIGGLVYLVLFSGIIAYALWFWSLQRLPASSVTFLSLLNPVVAAVIGWIVLDQTLNGWQLFGAVLVLSAVVLGQPLTLWRRRPVPHDQSRERVASTSSPSAD